A genomic window from Betta splendens chromosome 24, fBetSpl5.4, whole genome shotgun sequence includes:
- the kidins220b gene encoding kinase D-interacting substrate of 220 kDa B isoform X7 gives MDTTTSIKMTTLAIQNLFSYVEEENLAALKAHLDRFKEVDGRSDNGQTPLMLAAEQGSLDIVQELIRRGANVNLDDVDCWSALISAAKEGHLEVVKELLENSAYIEHRDMGGWTALTWACYKGRVEVATVLLEHGANPNTTGQQFSVYPIIWAAGRGHSEIVKLLLQNGAKVNCSDKYGTTPLIWAARKGHFDCVMHLLENGADVDQEGANSMTALIVAVRGGYTEVVKELLKRNPNVNMTDKDGNTALMIAAKEGYTEIVQDLLDAGTYVNIPDRSGDTVLIGAVRGGHVEIVRALLHKYADIDIRGQDSKTALYWAVEKGNGTMVRDILQCNPDTETCTKDGETPLIKATKMRNIEIVELLLDKGAKVSAVDKKGDTPLHIAIRGRSRRLAELLLRNPKDGRLLYRPNKAGETPYNIDCSHQKSILTQIFGARHLSPTESDGDMLGYDLYSSALADILSEPTMQPPICVGLYAQWGSGKSFLLKKLEDEMKTFAGQQIEPLFQFSWLLVVLSLLLCGSVAIVLGFTVDPMLALAVSLSLLALLYLFFVVVYFGGRREGDNWTWAWLLSTRLARHIGYLELLLKLMFVNPPELPEQSTRALPVRFLFTDYNRLSSVGGETSMAEMIATLSDACEREFGFLATRLFRVFKTEEAQGKRKWKKTCCVPSFIIFALVLTCLLTGMALLAVFKVDGQNQTVNAVLIAISSVVGLALLLNCRTWWQVTDSVLNSQRKRLHGAANRMHKLKSEGFMKVLKHEVELMARMAKTIDSFTQHQTRLAVVIDGLDSCEQDKVLQMLDTVRVLFSKGPFISIFASDPHIIIKAINQNLNSVLRDSNINGHDYMRNIVHLPVFLNSRGLSSAKKMCGAAPTNGDAANADGWHEELDRKLSQHSLGELTKFGSKTTLNRRDTYRRRQVQRSVTRQMSFDLTKLMVTEDWFSDISPQSMRRLLNIVSVTGRLLRANQITFNWDRLASWINLTEQWPYRTSWLILFLEETDGVPDQATLKTIYERVSKNIPTTKDMEPLLEIDGDVRSFEVFLSSRTPVLTGRDIRTFLPCTVNLDPKLREIIADVRAAREQMSMGGVTYPSLPLQEAQARPTSVYSQVSSTCSPSASFSGPFNPPAGGVSPQPHSSYYSGLAGPQHPFYNRGAASIVSAAPAILLSSMTTEAVCERVRQIEGIDQSMMGQYAATIRKANVNGRVLSQCNIDELKKEMNMNFGDWQLFRATVLDMRLIENQVLHEEAASEQGSIIGGNVEPGRRAAAPPRAGGANTDASPMYSFNLSFEELSTVGLDDPARQANAPWMGAAHRTNSMTSLNSQESSNDISKLTDKQQAEYRDAYQEYIAQMAQLEMGGSSNRDRPVQPQPGQFMTPPSEDKSKDGAELDGRKSFTKKSSSKPAADNMDFTPNSDGLDPITEEDEKGEHGSSKSLLTRKTSADRGGLFQGAADLKLKTGGGLRYQKLTSDDEESEESDNAPLLKDGKKVAEAKVPGGSLALKGKDYLSDAMLDKKDSSDSGVRSNESSPNHSLQDEEADLSQLDRPNLIELDEESLARKRGLPSSLSGLQDPAVTRMSICSEDQCSLLASSPEESWPSSKTYNLNRTPSNVTLNNNTNMQQGNHPRQPAEGSSSSSTSDVILSPSSGTTRPGPNNENIRVVHLKRGLKPGDPPEICTVSSDTVTFGEERESIL, from the exons ATGGACACCACTACATCCATCAAGATGACCACCCTGGCCATCCAGAACCTGTTCAGctacgtggaggaggagaacctggCTGCTCTCAAAGCTCACCTGGACCGCTTCAAGGAGGTGGACGGGCGCAGTGAT AACGGTCAGACTCCGTTGATGCTGGCAGCTGAGCAAGGCAGTCTGGATATCGTCCAGGAGCTCATCAGGAGAGGAGCCAACGTGAACCTGGACGACGTg GACTGCTGGTCAGCTTTGATCTCTGCAGCTAAAGAAGGTCATCTGGAGGtagtgaaggagctgctggagaacagcGCCTACATCGAACACAGAGACATG GGAGGATGGACCGCTTTGACCTGGGCCTGTTACAAAGGTCGTGTGGAGGTCGCCACGGTGCTGCTGGAGCACGGAGCCAACCCCAACACCACAGGACAA cagttTAGCGTGTACCCCATCATCTGGGCCGCAGGTCGAGGACACTCTGAAATCGTTAAACTTCTGCTGCAGAATGGAGCCAAAGTCAACTGTTCTGACAAG TACGGGACCACGCCGCTGATATGGGCGGCCAGAAAAGGACACTTCGACTGCGTGATGCACCTGCTGGAGAACGGGGCTGATGTCGACCAGGAGGGGGCG AACTCAATGACGGCGCTGATCGTGGCAGTGCGGGGCGGCTACACGGAGgtggtgaaggagctgctgaagaggaaccCGAACGTCAACATGACGGACAAAGACGGGAACACGGCGCTAATGATCGCTGCCAAGGAGGGCTACACCGAGATCgtccaggacctgctggacgcAGGGACCTACGTCAACATCCCCGACCGA AGTGGAGACACGGTGCTGATTGGAGCAGTGAGGGGCGGGCACGTGGAGATAGTCAGAGCTCTCCTGCACAAATACGCCGACATCGACATCAGGGGGCAG GACAGTAAGACGGCTCTGTACTGGGCCGTAGAGAAAGGAAACGGCACCATGGTGAGAGACATCCTGCAGTGTAACCCCGACACCGAGACCTGCACCAAG GATGGAGAGACTCCTCTGATTAAAGCCACTAAGATGAGAAACATTGAGatcgtggagctgctgctcgaTAAAGGAGCCAAAGTGTCGGCTGTGGACAAG AAAGGAGACACTCCTCTGCACATCGCTATACGTGGCCGCAGCCGCCGTCTGGCCGAGCTGCTCCTCAGGAACCCCAAAGATGGCCGCCTGCTGTACCGGCCCAACAAGGCCGGGGAGACGCCCTACAACATCGACTGCAGCCACCAGAAGAGCATCCTCACACAGATCTTTGGAGCCC GTCACCTGTCCCCCACCGAGTCTGACGGAGACATGCTGGGCTACGACCTGTACAGTTCTGCTCTGGCTGACATCCTGAGCGAGCCCACCATGCAGCCCCCCATCTGTGTGGGTCTGTACGCCCAGTGGGGCAGCGGAAAGTCCTTCCTGCTCAAGAAACTGGAGG ACGAGATGAAGACGTTTGCGGGTCAGCAGATCGAGCCGTTGTTTCAGTTCTCCTGGCTGCTAGTGGttctgtccctgctgctgtgtggctcCGTGGCCATCGTCCTTGGCTTCACTGTGGACCCTATGCTGGCCTTGGCTGTGTCCCTGAGCCTGCTGGCGCTGCTCTACCTTTTCTTTG TGGTGGTGTACTTCGGAGGGCGCCGGGAAGGCGACAACTGGACCTGGGCGTGGCTGCTCAGCACCCGTCTGGCCCGTCACATCGGGTATCTGGAGCTGTTGCTAAAGTTGATGTTCGTCAACCCGCCGGAGCTCCCGGAGCAGAGCACCAGGGCTCTGCCGGTCAG GTTCCTGTTCACGGACTACAACCGTCTGTCCAGCGTCGGAGGAGAGACGTCGATGGCCGAGATGATCGCCACGCTCTCCGACGCCTGTGAGAGAGAGTTCGGATTCCTCGCCACACGTCTGTTCAGAGTGTTTAAGACGGAAGAGGCGCAAG GTAAGAGGAAGTGGAAGAAGACCTGCTGCGTGCCGTCCTTCATCATATTCGCCCTGGTGCTGACCTGCCTGCTCACCGGCATGGCGCTGCTGGCCGTCTTCAAGGTGGATGGGCAGAACCAGACAGTAAATGCGGTTCTGATCGCCATCAGCAGTGTGGTGggcctggctctgctgctgaactGCAGGACGTGGTGGCAGGTGACGGACTCGGTGCTGAACTCTCAGAGGAAGAGGCTGCACGGCGCCGCCAACAGGATGCACAAGCTGAAGAGCGAGGGCTTCATGAAG GTCCTGAAGCACGAGGTGGAGCTGATGGCGCGCATGGCTAAGACCATCGACAGCTTCACGCAGCATCAGACCCGGCTGGCGGTCGTCATCGACGGACTGGACTCCTGCGAACAGGACAAAGTTCTGCAGATGCTCGACACG GTGCGGGTTTTGTTCTCCAAAGGCCCCTTCATCTCCATCTTTGCCAGTGACCCTCACATCATCATCAAGGCCATTAACCAGAACCTGAACAGCGTCCTCAGAGACTCCAACATCAACGGACACGACTACATGCGGAACATCGTCCACCTGCCCGTCTTCCTCAACAGCAGGGGTCTCTCCAGCGCCAAGAAGATGTGTGGCGCAGCGCCCACCAACGGGGACGCCGCCAACGCTGATG GGTGGCACGAGGAGCTGGACAGGAAACTGTCTCAGCACAGTTTGGGTGAATTGACCAAGTTTGGCAGCAAGACGACGCTGAACCGCCGG GACACCTACCGACGGCGACAGGTGCAGCGCTCGGTGACCCGGCAGATGTCCTTCGACCTGACGAAGCTGATGGTGACGGAGGACTGGTTCAGTGACATCAGCCCACAGTCCatgaggaggctgctgaacATCGTCTCGGTCACGG GTCGCCTGCTGCGAGCCAATCAGATCACCTTCAACTGGGACCGCCTGGCGTCGTGGATCAACCTGACAGAGCAGTGGCCTTACAGGACGTCGTGGCTCATCCTGTTCCTGGAGGAGACCGACGGAGTCCCCGACCAGGCCACGCTCAAGACCATCTACGAGAG AGTGAGTAAGAACATCCCCACCACCAAAGACATGGAACCTCTGCTGGAGATCGACGGCGACGTCCGCAGCTTTGAGGTCTTCCTGTCTTCTCGAACCCCCGTCCTGACTGGCAGAGACATCCGCACCTTCCTGCCCTGCACTGTCAACCTGGACCCCAAACTCAGAGAGATCATTGCGG ATGTTCGTGCAGCTCGGGAGCAGATGAGTATGGGTGGAGTCACATACCCGTCCCTCCCCCTGCAGGAGGCCCAGGCCCGGCCCACCTCTGTCTACAGCCAGGTGTCGTCCACGTGCTCGCCCTCCGCCTCCTTCAGCGGGCCCTTCAacccaccagcagggggcgtctCCCCGCAGCCACACAGTAGCTACTACAGCGGCCTGGCCGGACCGCAGCACCCCTTCTACAACAGA GGCGCCGCCTCCATTGTGTCGGCCGCTCCGGCcatcctcctcagctccatGACGACCGAGGCCGTCTGTGAGCGTGTGCGTCAGATCGAAGGCATTGACCAGAGCATGATGGGACAATACGCAGCCACCATCAGGAAG GCGAACGTGAATGGCAGAGTTTTATCTCAGTGCAACATTgacgagctgaagaaggagatgAACATGAACTTTGGGGACTGGCAGCTGTTTCGAGCCACG GTCCTGGACATGCGCCTCATAGAGAATCAGGTGCTGCACGAGGAAGCAGCCAGTGAGCAAGGCAGCATTATTGGTGGCAACGTCGAGCCTGGAAGACGAGCGGCAGCTCCTCCTCGTGCCGGCGGCGCCAACACGGACGCATCACCGATGTACAGCTTCAACCTGAGCTTCGAGGAGCTCAGCACCGTGGGACTGGACGACCCGGCCCGACAGGCTAACGCTCCGTGGATG GGTGCTGCTCACCGCACCAACAGCATGACCAGCCTGAACTCACAGGAGTCCTCCAACGACATCTCCAAGCTGACGGACAAGCAGCAAGCTGAGTACCGCGACGCCTACCAGGAATACATCGCCCAGATGGCTCAGCTGGAGATgggaggcagcagcaacagggacCGACCGGTCCAGCCGCAGCCCGGACAGTTCATGACTCCACCGTCTGAGGACAAAAGCAAGGACGGCGCAGAGTTGGACGGACGCAAGTCCTTCACcaagaagagcagcagcaagcCGGCGGCAGACAACATGGACTTCACCCCGAACAGCGACGGCCTGGACCCCATCACCGAGGAGGACGAAAAGGGAGAACACGGATCCTCCAAGTCTCTGTTGACCCGCAAGACGTCTGCAGACAGAGGCGGGCTGTTCCAGGGCGCCGCAGACCTGAAGCTGAAGACCGGGGGAGGGCTGCGCTACCAGAAACTGACCAGCGACGACGAGGAGTCGGAGGAGTCCGACAACGCTCCCCTGCTGAAAGACGGCAAGAAGGTGGCGGAGGCCAAGGTGCCCGGTGGCTCGCTGGCGCTGAAGGGGAAGGACTACCTGTCCGACGCCATGCTGGACAAGAAGGACTCGTCCGATTCTGGCGTTCGCTCCAACGAGAGCTCGCCCAACCACTCGCTGCAGGACGAGGAGGCGGATCTGTCGCAGCTGGACAGGCCAAACCTCATCGAGCTGGATGAGGAGAGCCTGGCCAGGAAGCGCGGCCTTCCCAGCAGCCTCAGCGGCCTCCAGGACCCAGCCGTCACCCGCATGTCCATCTGCTCAGAGGACCAGTGCAGCCTGCTGGCCAGCAGCCCTGAGGAGAGCTGGCCCTCATCCAAGACCTACAACCTGAACCGCACGCCCAGCAACGTGACactcaacaacaacaccaacatgCAGCAGGGCAACCACCCTCGCCAGCCTGCAgagggctcctcctcctcctccaccagcgacGTCATCCTGTCCCCGAGCTCCGGCACCACCAGGCCGGGCCCGAACAACGAGAACATCCGTGTGGTTCACCTGAAGAGGGGCCTGAAACCCGGGGACCCCCCGGAGATCTGCACCGTGTCCTCCGACACCGTCACGTTTGGCGAGGAACGCGAGAGCATCCTGTGA
- the kidins220b gene encoding kinase D-interacting substrate of 220 kDa B isoform X1: protein MDTTTSIKMTTLAIQNLFSYVEEENLAALKAHLDRFKEVDGRSDNGQTPLMLAAEQGSLDIVQELIRRGANVNLDDVDCWSALISAAKEGHLEVVKELLENSAYIEHRDMGGWTALTWACYKGRVEVATVLLEHGANPNTTGQQFSVYPIIWAAGRGHSEIVKLLLQNGAKVNCSDKYGTTPLIWAARKGHFDCVMHLLENGADVDQEGANSMTALIVAVRGGYTEVVKELLKRNPNVNMTDKDGNTALMIAAKEGYTEIVQDLLDAGTYVNIPDRSGDTVLIGAVRGGHVEIVRALLHKYADIDIRGQDSKTALYWAVEKGNGTMVRDILQCNPDTETCTKDGETPLIKATKMRNIEIVELLLDKGAKVSAVDKKGDTPLHIAIRGRSRRLAELLLRNPKDGRLLYRPNKAGETPYNIDCSHQKSILTQIFGARHLSPTESDGDMLGYDLYSSALADILSEPTMQPPICVGLYAQWGSGKSFLLKKLEDEMKTFAGQQIEPLFQFSWLLVVLSLLLCGSVAIVLGFTVDPMLALAVSLSLLALLYLFFVVVYFGGRREGDNWTWAWLLSTRLARHIGYLELLLKLMFVNPPELPEQSTRALPVRFLFTDYNRLSSVGGETSMAEMIATLSDACEREFGFLATRLFRVFKTEEAQGKRKWKKTCCVPSFIIFALVLTCLLTGMALLAVFKVDGQNQTVNAVLIAISSVVGLALLLNCRTWWQVTDSVLNSQRKRLHGAANRMHKLKSEGFMKVLKHEVELMARMAKTIDSFTQHQTRLAVVIDGLDSCEQDKVLQMLDTVRVLFSKGPFISIFASDPHIIIKAINQNLNSVLRDSNINGHDYMRNIVHLPVFLNSRGLSSAKKMCGAAPTNGDAANADAGWHEELDRKLSQHSLGELTKFGSKTTLNRRDTYRRRQVQRSVTRQMSFDLTKLMVTEDWFSDISPQSMRRLLNIVSVTGRLLRANQITFNWDRLASWINLTEQWPYRTSWLILFLEETDGVPDQATLKTIYERVSKNIPTTKDMEPLLEIDGDVRSFEVFLSSRTPVLTGRDIRTFLPCTVNLDPKLREIIADVRAAREQMSMGGVTYPSLPLQEAQARPTSVYSQVSSTCSPSASFSGPFNPPAGGVSPQPHSSYYSGLAGPQHPFYNRPYFPHHLYQLPRPLVAPSYLSHLHPRPLPKSSRDAGTAPSKASSLRRKQGAASIVSAAPAILLSSMTTEAVCERVRQIEGIDQSMMGQYAATIRKANVNGRVLSQCNIDELKKEMNMNFGDWQLFRATVLDMRLIENQVLHEEAASEQGSIIGGNVEPGRRAAAPPRAGGANTDASPMYSFNLSFEELSTVGLDDPARQANAPWMGAAHRTNSMTSLNSQESSNDISKLTDKQQAEYRDAYQEYIAQMAQLEMGGSSNRDRPVQPQPGQFMTPPSEDKSKDGAELDGRKSFTKKSSSKPAADNMDFTPNSDGLDPITEEDEKGEHGSSKSLLTRKTSADRGGLFQGAADLKLKTGGGLRYQKLTSDDEESEESDNAPLLKDGKKVAEAKVPGGSLALKGKDYLSDAMLDKKDSSDSGVRSNESSPNHSLQDEEADLSQLDRPNLIELDEESLARKRGLPSSLSGLQDPAVTRMSICSEDQCSLLASSPEESWPSSKTYNLNRTPSNVTLNNNTNMQQGNHPRQPAEGSSSSSTSDVILSPSSGTTRPGPNNENIRVVHLKRGLKPGDPPEICTVSSDTVTFGEERESIL from the exons ATGGACACCACTACATCCATCAAGATGACCACCCTGGCCATCCAGAACCTGTTCAGctacgtggaggaggagaacctggCTGCTCTCAAAGCTCACCTGGACCGCTTCAAGGAGGTGGACGGGCGCAGTGAT AACGGTCAGACTCCGTTGATGCTGGCAGCTGAGCAAGGCAGTCTGGATATCGTCCAGGAGCTCATCAGGAGAGGAGCCAACGTGAACCTGGACGACGTg GACTGCTGGTCAGCTTTGATCTCTGCAGCTAAAGAAGGTCATCTGGAGGtagtgaaggagctgctggagaacagcGCCTACATCGAACACAGAGACATG GGAGGATGGACCGCTTTGACCTGGGCCTGTTACAAAGGTCGTGTGGAGGTCGCCACGGTGCTGCTGGAGCACGGAGCCAACCCCAACACCACAGGACAA cagttTAGCGTGTACCCCATCATCTGGGCCGCAGGTCGAGGACACTCTGAAATCGTTAAACTTCTGCTGCAGAATGGAGCCAAAGTCAACTGTTCTGACAAG TACGGGACCACGCCGCTGATATGGGCGGCCAGAAAAGGACACTTCGACTGCGTGATGCACCTGCTGGAGAACGGGGCTGATGTCGACCAGGAGGGGGCG AACTCAATGACGGCGCTGATCGTGGCAGTGCGGGGCGGCTACACGGAGgtggtgaaggagctgctgaagaggaaccCGAACGTCAACATGACGGACAAAGACGGGAACACGGCGCTAATGATCGCTGCCAAGGAGGGCTACACCGAGATCgtccaggacctgctggacgcAGGGACCTACGTCAACATCCCCGACCGA AGTGGAGACACGGTGCTGATTGGAGCAGTGAGGGGCGGGCACGTGGAGATAGTCAGAGCTCTCCTGCACAAATACGCCGACATCGACATCAGGGGGCAG GACAGTAAGACGGCTCTGTACTGGGCCGTAGAGAAAGGAAACGGCACCATGGTGAGAGACATCCTGCAGTGTAACCCCGACACCGAGACCTGCACCAAG GATGGAGAGACTCCTCTGATTAAAGCCACTAAGATGAGAAACATTGAGatcgtggagctgctgctcgaTAAAGGAGCCAAAGTGTCGGCTGTGGACAAG AAAGGAGACACTCCTCTGCACATCGCTATACGTGGCCGCAGCCGCCGTCTGGCCGAGCTGCTCCTCAGGAACCCCAAAGATGGCCGCCTGCTGTACCGGCCCAACAAGGCCGGGGAGACGCCCTACAACATCGACTGCAGCCACCAGAAGAGCATCCTCACACAGATCTTTGGAGCCC GTCACCTGTCCCCCACCGAGTCTGACGGAGACATGCTGGGCTACGACCTGTACAGTTCTGCTCTGGCTGACATCCTGAGCGAGCCCACCATGCAGCCCCCCATCTGTGTGGGTCTGTACGCCCAGTGGGGCAGCGGAAAGTCCTTCCTGCTCAAGAAACTGGAGG ACGAGATGAAGACGTTTGCGGGTCAGCAGATCGAGCCGTTGTTTCAGTTCTCCTGGCTGCTAGTGGttctgtccctgctgctgtgtggctcCGTGGCCATCGTCCTTGGCTTCACTGTGGACCCTATGCTGGCCTTGGCTGTGTCCCTGAGCCTGCTGGCGCTGCTCTACCTTTTCTTTG TGGTGGTGTACTTCGGAGGGCGCCGGGAAGGCGACAACTGGACCTGGGCGTGGCTGCTCAGCACCCGTCTGGCCCGTCACATCGGGTATCTGGAGCTGTTGCTAAAGTTGATGTTCGTCAACCCGCCGGAGCTCCCGGAGCAGAGCACCAGGGCTCTGCCGGTCAG GTTCCTGTTCACGGACTACAACCGTCTGTCCAGCGTCGGAGGAGAGACGTCGATGGCCGAGATGATCGCCACGCTCTCCGACGCCTGTGAGAGAGAGTTCGGATTCCTCGCCACACGTCTGTTCAGAGTGTTTAAGACGGAAGAGGCGCAAG GTAAGAGGAAGTGGAAGAAGACCTGCTGCGTGCCGTCCTTCATCATATTCGCCCTGGTGCTGACCTGCCTGCTCACCGGCATGGCGCTGCTGGCCGTCTTCAAGGTGGATGGGCAGAACCAGACAGTAAATGCGGTTCTGATCGCCATCAGCAGTGTGGTGggcctggctctgctgctgaactGCAGGACGTGGTGGCAGGTGACGGACTCGGTGCTGAACTCTCAGAGGAAGAGGCTGCACGGCGCCGCCAACAGGATGCACAAGCTGAAGAGCGAGGGCTTCATGAAG GTCCTGAAGCACGAGGTGGAGCTGATGGCGCGCATGGCTAAGACCATCGACAGCTTCACGCAGCATCAGACCCGGCTGGCGGTCGTCATCGACGGACTGGACTCCTGCGAACAGGACAAAGTTCTGCAGATGCTCGACACG GTGCGGGTTTTGTTCTCCAAAGGCCCCTTCATCTCCATCTTTGCCAGTGACCCTCACATCATCATCAAGGCCATTAACCAGAACCTGAACAGCGTCCTCAGAGACTCCAACATCAACGGACACGACTACATGCGGAACATCGTCCACCTGCCCGTCTTCCTCAACAGCAGGGGTCTCTCCAGCGCCAAGAAGATGTGTGGCGCAGCGCCCACCAACGGGGACGCCGCCAACGCTGATG CAGGGTGGCACGAGGAGCTGGACAGGAAACTGTCTCAGCACAGTTTGGGTGAATTGACCAAGTTTGGCAGCAAGACGACGCTGAACCGCCGG GACACCTACCGACGGCGACAGGTGCAGCGCTCGGTGACCCGGCAGATGTCCTTCGACCTGACGAAGCTGATGGTGACGGAGGACTGGTTCAGTGACATCAGCCCACAGTCCatgaggaggctgctgaacATCGTCTCGGTCACGG GTCGCCTGCTGCGAGCCAATCAGATCACCTTCAACTGGGACCGCCTGGCGTCGTGGATCAACCTGACAGAGCAGTGGCCTTACAGGACGTCGTGGCTCATCCTGTTCCTGGAGGAGACCGACGGAGTCCCCGACCAGGCCACGCTCAAGACCATCTACGAGAG AGTGAGTAAGAACATCCCCACCACCAAAGACATGGAACCTCTGCTGGAGATCGACGGCGACGTCCGCAGCTTTGAGGTCTTCCTGTCTTCTCGAACCCCCGTCCTGACTGGCAGAGACATCCGCACCTTCCTGCCCTGCACTGTCAACCTGGACCCCAAACTCAGAGAGATCATTGCGG ATGTTCGTGCAGCTCGGGAGCAGATGAGTATGGGTGGAGTCACATACCCGTCCCTCCCCCTGCAGGAGGCCCAGGCCCGGCCCACCTCTGTCTACAGCCAGGTGTCGTCCACGTGCTCGCCCTCCGCCTCCTTCAGCGGGCCCTTCAacccaccagcagggggcgtctCCCCGCAGCCACACAGTAGCTACTACAGCGGCCTGGCCGGACCGCAGCACCCCTTCTACAACAGA CCATATTTCCCCCATCACCTTTACCAGCTGCCACGGCCCCTCGTGGCCCCCTCCTACTTATCTCACCTCCACCCACGCCCGCTCcctaaaagcagcagagacgccgGCACTGCGCCT TCTAAAGCTTCATCTCTGAGACGGAAGCAG GGCGCCGCCTCCATTGTGTCGGCCGCTCCGGCcatcctcctcagctccatGACGACCGAGGCCGTCTGTGAGCGTGTGCGTCAGATCGAAGGCATTGACCAGAGCATGATGGGACAATACGCAGCCACCATCAGGAAG GCGAACGTGAATGGCAGAGTTTTATCTCAGTGCAACATTgacgagctgaagaaggagatgAACATGAACTTTGGGGACTGGCAGCTGTTTCGAGCCACG GTCCTGGACATGCGCCTCATAGAGAATCAGGTGCTGCACGAGGAAGCAGCCAGTGAGCAAGGCAGCATTATTGGTGGCAACGTCGAGCCTGGAAGACGAGCGGCAGCTCCTCCTCGTGCCGGCGGCGCCAACACGGACGCATCACCGATGTACAGCTTCAACCTGAGCTTCGAGGAGCTCAGCACCGTGGGACTGGACGACCCGGCCCGACAGGCTAACGCTCCGTGGATG GGTGCTGCTCACCGCACCAACAGCATGACCAGCCTGAACTCACAGGAGTCCTCCAACGACATCTCCAAGCTGACGGACAAGCAGCAAGCTGAGTACCGCGACGCCTACCAGGAATACATCGCCCAGATGGCTCAGCTGGAGATgggaggcagcagcaacagggacCGACCGGTCCAGCCGCAGCCCGGACAGTTCATGACTCCACCGTCTGAGGACAAAAGCAAGGACGGCGCAGAGTTGGACGGACGCAAGTCCTTCACcaagaagagcagcagcaagcCGGCGGCAGACAACATGGACTTCACCCCGAACAGCGACGGCCTGGACCCCATCACCGAGGAGGACGAAAAGGGAGAACACGGATCCTCCAAGTCTCTGTTGACCCGCAAGACGTCTGCAGACAGAGGCGGGCTGTTCCAGGGCGCCGCAGACCTGAAGCTGAAGACCGGGGGAGGGCTGCGCTACCAGAAACTGACCAGCGACGACGAGGAGTCGGAGGAGTCCGACAACGCTCCCCTGCTGAAAGACGGCAAGAAGGTGGCGGAGGCCAAGGTGCCCGGTGGCTCGCTGGCGCTGAAGGGGAAGGACTACCTGTCCGACGCCATGCTGGACAAGAAGGACTCGTCCGATTCTGGCGTTCGCTCCAACGAGAGCTCGCCCAACCACTCGCTGCAGGACGAGGAGGCGGATCTGTCGCAGCTGGACAGGCCAAACCTCATCGAGCTGGATGAGGAGAGCCTGGCCAGGAAGCGCGGCCTTCCCAGCAGCCTCAGCGGCCTCCAGGACCCAGCCGTCACCCGCATGTCCATCTGCTCAGAGGACCAGTGCAGCCTGCTGGCCAGCAGCCCTGAGGAGAGCTGGCCCTCATCCAAGACCTACAACCTGAACCGCACGCCCAGCAACGTGACactcaacaacaacaccaacatgCAGCAGGGCAACCACCCTCGCCAGCCTGCAgagggctcctcctcctcctccaccagcgacGTCATCCTGTCCCCGAGCTCCGGCACCACCAGGCCGGGCCCGAACAACGAGAACATCCGTGTGGTTCACCTGAAGAGGGGCCTGAAACCCGGGGACCCCCCGGAGATCTGCACCGTGTCCTCCGACACCGTCACGTTTGGCGAGGAACGCGAGAGCATCCTGTGA